A section of the Neisseria dumasiana genome encodes:
- a CDS encoding YqaA family protein, whose product MELFWPYLTLAASSFTSATILPGTSEAAFLLFINSYPTAQTGALLIAGLCNGLGSIVSYYMGRYIPLNKRPSEKTFRLLNRYGVWTLLFAWLPIVGDALPIAAGWLRLNAWKSSMMLIAGKFIRYTILLTGLNIWM is encoded by the coding sequence ATGGAACTATTTTGGCCTTATCTTACCCTCGCGGCTTCTTCATTCACTTCCGCAACCATACTGCCGGGCACATCAGAAGCCGCCTTCCTTTTATTTATCAACAGCTATCCCACCGCACAAACAGGAGCACTACTCATTGCCGGCTTGTGCAACGGATTAGGCAGCATAGTTTCTTATTATATGGGGCGGTATATCCCACTTAATAAAAGGCCGTCTGAAAAAACCTTCCGCCTGCTTAACCGTTACGGCGTGTGGACGCTTTTATTTGCCTGGCTGCCGATTGTCGGAGATGCACTACCGATCGCCGCAGGCTGGCTGAGATTAAACGCTTGGAAAAGCAGTATGATGCTCATTGCAGGAAAATTTATACGCTACACCATCCTACTCACCGGCTTAAATATTTGGATGTAA
- the erpA gene encoding iron-sulfur cluster insertion protein ErpA yields MSEETPIIFTESCCTKVADLIAEENNPDLKLRVFVNGGGCSGFQYGFTFDEIKNDDDFEIEKNGLTFLVDPMSYQYLVGAEIDYTESLHGSQFVIRNPNATTTCGCGSSFSV; encoded by the coding sequence ATGTCAGAAGAAACCCCTATTATTTTTACCGAAAGCTGCTGCACCAAAGTTGCAGATTTGATTGCTGAAGAAAACAACCCCGATTTGAAGCTTCGCGTTTTCGTCAACGGCGGAGGATGCTCAGGATTCCAATACGGTTTTACCTTTGATGAAATCAAAAATGACGACGACTTCGAAATCGAAAAAAACGGCTTAACTTTTTTGGTTGATCCAATGAGTTATCAGTATTTGGTAGGTGCAGAAATCGACTACACAGAAAGTCTTCACGGCTCCCAATTCGTTATACGAAACCCTAACGCAACCACCACATGCGGATGCGGCTCTTCTTTCTCGGTGTAA
- the hemH gene encoding ferrochelatase — translation MPRFLPEPPTPHHLQEKTAVLLLNLGTPEAPTAAAVRPYLRDFLSDQRVVELPKLLWQPILRGLVLTLRPKKSAHAYEKVWLPEGSPLAVYTEKQAELVAKQIPNITVRHAMTYGSPNAASVLAELKAQGITRVLAIPLYPQYAASSTGAALDKIFETLLKQRNQISIRTVSRFYSDSGYIDAMKQQIEAFWTHHGRGEKLMLSFHGIPQKNSDEGDPYAYECQKTAELLADALSLEKDDYIVSFQSQFGKAKWIGPSTQDLFDELPKQGITKLDVFCPGFVSDCLETMEEIAIAGREQFHEAGGKQYQYIPCLNTHPAWIYALSNIVKQNIQGWD, via the coding sequence ATGCCGCGCTTTCTTCCCGAACCGCCCACGCCCCATCACCTTCAAGAAAAAACCGCCGTACTCCTACTAAACCTAGGTACGCCGGAAGCGCCGACTGCAGCGGCCGTCCGGCCGTATCTACGCGACTTCCTCTCTGATCAACGTGTCGTCGAACTTCCCAAACTACTGTGGCAGCCCATATTGCGCGGGCTGGTACTGACTCTACGCCCTAAAAAAAGTGCCCACGCTTATGAAAAAGTATGGCTTCCCGAAGGCTCGCCTTTAGCTGTCTACACAGAAAAACAAGCGGAATTAGTTGCAAAACAAATACCCAACATTACCGTACGCCACGCCATGACTTACGGCTCTCCCAATGCCGCTTCAGTATTGGCAGAACTCAAAGCCCAAGGCATAACCCGCGTGCTGGCCATTCCGCTTTACCCCCAATATGCAGCCTCCAGCACAGGAGCCGCATTGGATAAAATATTTGAAACACTATTGAAACAGCGCAACCAAATCAGCATCCGTACCGTTTCCCGTTTTTATAGCGACTCCGGCTACATAGATGCCATGAAACAACAAATAGAAGCATTTTGGACTCATCACGGACGAGGCGAAAAACTCATGTTGAGTTTTCACGGTATCCCGCAAAAAAACAGCGACGAAGGAGATCCCTATGCCTACGAATGCCAGAAAACTGCCGAACTTTTAGCAGATGCACTGTCTCTCGAAAAAGACGACTACATCGTCTCGTTCCAAAGCCAATTCGGCAAAGCAAAATGGATAGGCCCGAGCACACAAGATTTATTTGACGAGTTACCCAAACAAGGCATAACCAAACTGGACGTATTCTGCCCCGGGTTTGTCAGCGACTGCTTAGAAACGATGGAAGAGATTGCCATAGCAGGCAGAGAGCAGTTTCATGAAGCCGGCGGAAAACAATATCAATACATCCCCTGTCTGAACACCCACCCCGCATGGATTTATGCTTTGTCGAATATAGTTAAACAAAATATTCAAGGATGGGATTAA